Below is a genomic region from Candidatus Binataceae bacterium.
CGTTCCTTCCAGTCGTACTCGTCTTCATCGGCAACCAGATCGTGCATCGCATGGCGCCACGCGAGGTAGGACTGCATCACCCGTTTGAAGAGCGGATGCTCGTGCCATGCCGGATCGGTGAAGCGGCGATCGCCGGGCTCGGGCTCGATCGCCGATATGCCGCCTGCGATCTGCGCGAGCTCCATCCCGAGCTGCATCATGCGCGTGCCGACCGACGCGGGATGCGACGCGAGATGGCCGAAGTAGAGCGCCATCGTCTCGACCACCTGCTTGGCGTCGAAGCCGACGAACGGATTCGCGCCGAGGATCGCGCCGAGCGCGGGATGATTGTCGTCGATCGGCGGTGGCTCAGGATATTTCCGCGCAGCTTCCAACTTGTCCGTCCTTTCGCTCAGCCGAGCACTTCGAGCCCGTGCTCGAACATCGTGGGCGCCGACTTGGCGATATCGAGCCAGTGCGGATCGTCGCGCTTGCCGCGCCGATGGAGCATCACGTTGAAGCAGGTGATGACGCCGAAGCGATAGCCTGCGAATGCGCGGAACCATCGTACTTCACCGGCCGAGACCGGGAACGTTGCGGCGGCGGCATACGCTTCGAACAGCTCGTCGGGGTTCATGATCGAGCCGCGCACCGGGTCTTCGTCGACGAAGCTCTCCGAGTCGGCGAAGAATGAAATCCAGCCGAGGTCGAGCAGCGTCGGGCCGATCGAGGAGATCTCCCAATCGATGAGCGCGACCGGCTTTTCCTCGTCGAACAGCAGGTTTGCCCACTGGAAGTCACCGTGAACGCATCCGATGCGCGCACCCGTCGGGACGGACGAACGCAACCGCTCGCGCAGCTCGAACGCGCGGCCGACATCTTTCGGGTCGAGCGTCGGGCGATCGAGCAAATAATCGAGGCGCGTGAATTCCTCGCTGAGCGCAAACGGGTCGCCGAATGCCGAGCGGCGCGGCTCCCAAGGCATCGCATGCAGTGCGGCCATCGTCGCCATCCCCATCCGCGCCAGGCGCTTGATGTGATCCATCGGCAGGGTCGATTCGCTTAGCTTGAAGCTGTCGACAAAGCCCGCGACCAGGTACGGCCGCCCGAAGAATTCCTCTTCGCTGCCATGCCAATAGATGGGAGGCACCGGCACCGGAGTGCCCGCGAACGAGGCCATGATGCGCGCCTGGCGCTCGATATCGGCGGGGCCGGAGATCCTGACGTTGGGCGCAGAGATCCGCACGACCATTTTGCCCGACGGCACGCCGCCGTCGCTGCGATCGAGAATGAAGCTGTAGCTGAAGCCGGCATGCCCCGGCAGCGTCTCGAGCGAATGCGCGCGCGCGCCGGAGTCGCCGGTCTTGGCGCGGACGAGCGCGTTCAACTGCGCGACAGTCTTTTCCGATATGTCTGACATCGCTGAAATAACTTCGCCGCCCCGCGCGCCGGGCGCGGAGCGGCTGATGCTGACGTTATCCCTTCATCCCGGTCTTCGCCGACGCCGGATGCAGACTCGCCTTGGCGCTCGGCCGCGCGCCGATGCGCTGGAACCATGCGTTGACGTTCTTCAGCGACGGATCGATCTTCTGGCCAACGCCGGCGCCGAAATCGAGCGCGCAATAAAGAATGATGTCGGCGACGGTCAGGCGATCGCCGGCGATGAACTGCTTGCCCTCGAGCTGCTGGTCGAGCCACTTCAGGTTGTCCTGCACGGTGGCCTTAAGCCCGGGCGCAGCTTCCGGCACGAGTCGCATCCGCGACTTGAAGAGGTCGGCGCCCTCGGCAAAGCGGAAGCCGTTGTAGAGGAACTCCGTGATCTTGAGCTCGATGCGGCGCTGCCACTGGCGCGCCTCGGCGCGCTCTTCGGCGGTGGCGCCGATGAGAGCCGGTGTCGGATGTTTCTCTTCGAGGTATTCCCAGATCGCGACCGTCTCGCCGATACATTTGCCGTTGTCGAGCTCGAGCGCCGGCAACTGTCCGCCGGGATTGCGATCGGTGTAAGGCGGGCGCCGATTTTCG
It encodes:
- a CDS encoding glutathione S-transferase family protein, encoding MQLYDSFGPNPRAMRMFLAEKGISIPTKDVDLMGAENRRPPYTDRNPGGQLPALELDNGKCIGETVAIWEYLEEKHPTPALIGATAEERAEARQWQRRIELKITEFLYNGFRFAEGADLFKSRMRLVPEAAPGLKATVQDNLKWLDQQLEGKQFIAGDRLTVADIILYCALDFGAGVGQKIDPSLKNVNAWFQRIGARPSAKASLHPASAKTGMKG
- a CDS encoding phosphotransferase family protein, with the protein product MSDISEKTVAQLNALVRAKTGDSGARAHSLETLPGHAGFSYSFILDRSDGGVPSGKMVVRISAPNVRISGPADIERQARIMASFAGTPVPVPPIYWHGSEEEFFGRPYLVAGFVDSFKLSESTLPMDHIKRLARMGMATMAALHAMPWEPRRSAFGDPFALSEEFTRLDYLLDRPTLDPKDVGRAFELRERLRSSVPTGARIGCVHGDFQWANLLFDEEKPVALIDWEISSIGPTLLDLGWISFFADSESFVDEDPVRGSIMNPDELFEAYAAAATFPVSAGEVRWFRAFAGYRFGVITCFNVMLHRRGKRDDPHWLDIAKSAPTMFEHGLEVLG